The Lolium rigidum isolate FL_2022 chromosome 1, APGP_CSIRO_Lrig_0.1, whole genome shotgun sequence region AGATATTTAACCAACACAATGTGGAATAGCAAATTGCATAAAATCTACAAGCTCTTACTGGTATCATGCCAAGGCAGGGCTGCCCGACAACACCCCAGAACCCAGCACGGTGGTCATACCTAAGTaagagaatagtaaagaacatttTCAGTATTCATACGTGAAAGGAAACTTCTAAGTACATTGGACGTATTTATTATAAAATTTAAGTAAAccatttttgtaaaaaaaaaaagaatacacAATGAGGAATTACCAGTAATCACCAGGATAAATTGCTCCAGCTAGCTTCTCAGCCTTCCTGACCAGACGGTCCGGGATAGGGAAACCATTTACAAACACCTTTGCTCTTCCATTTTGTGTTCCATTGTTCATTCTGAAGCTCTTTTTTATAAGATTGGTGAGAAATGAATCACCCACCTTTGTCGCCCTTGTGTGGCTAGAATCTCTTAGCACATTTAGCATATCTTGTGTGTAATCAGGACCATCAAACTCATCGTCTGATGACTGCGTCTCATTTGCTACACAGACATCTTTGATTGAGTTCTGCTTGCAACTTTCAGTTAACAGCACAACCTTTTCATGTTCGGAACGGGTACTTCTGCTTCCTATTCCAGAACCTTCGGATGGTAAGAATCCACTATGATCACGACATGGTAAACTCGGTGTGCGGGAAATGACATTCTCTTCGGCATGAAGATCCCTGGATTGAGGGCTGTCCTCAGAATTAGTCCCTAGAGGGGTATGTTTGCTGTCTGATTCGCCTGAATTTGACTGCTTATCCTTTTCCTGAGATTGATGACTTGCTACAGAAAAAGAATATGGTGGAAGCAGCCTCTCATCAGCAGTAGCACGCAAGTTATCTGCCATGTTATCACCAATGTTATTTTGCAGTGTAGGAGATAAATGTGCAATTGGTGTAAGTTCCGATACATCGAGCCTGGTTCCATCAAGCTTGACTATAATTGTGTGTGAGCATGATCCACACCGCAATTTATACTCCTTCCCCAACAACGAACGTTTCTTCGGTAGCTGCAGTACTTCGTAGCAGTTGTAGCATATGGTAAAAGGAGCACCACCAGCAATTGGCTCAAGAGTTTGTGCAGGCTTCTTTCTTATATTGGCCCTTGGGTTATTCGGATGCAAGGAAGGATTAACACTTCTTGAATTGTACCTTTGCTGACCAAGCAAGGGACCATCCACAGGATAGGCCCCATAGCTGTTCACAAGATATGGTGCCCTCTGATCATTGAAACCCAGGGGAGTTCCCTGTACAGGTAAGAACTCCCGGTGGTAGCAATGTAAGCAAGAACAGGCAGCCTGATGGTAGAAACCTTCGTGGTGGCAAGATAGAAGAGGATCAGGATCATGCTGTCCAAAGAAATAGTTATCAAAATTTCTCCATGGGTAAGGGCCAGCAGGATAGCTAGAGGTTCTTGCATGTGCAATAGGTTCCACATATCCATGATGGTTTTGCTGTGCAGGCAATGGATCATAAACATGTATGCCAGGACTTCGCGCGTTCATGGAAGGAGAGTGATGAGAACCCTTTCGATGCAATTGAGATCGATCTTGCCTCAACTGACTCAACCGTTCATGAATACCATATGAACTTGAGGTATCTGCTGCTCTATTGACCGCACTTGTATCCGGCCCATTTACCTCACAGGATTGCTGCACCTGGTctctcaactcatcaagcatcCTCAACAGCTCGGCTCGGTCTTTCTCAAGACCCCTGACTCTGCTTGGACCATCCAAATCtggttcattggcatgctccttATTGGAATGCATGTGCCTCGACTTCAAATGGTGGTCAATAGGGCCTTCTCCGCGGAATGCATTGGGTGGAACACTCGAGATTGGGGACTTTGGCCGTATGTCAGATACACCTCTTGCTCTCACAGGATGTGCAGTCTCTCCATTTTCCACATTACGGATGCGCATGTACTTAGCCTCTTTTACATCATCTCTTGCGGCAGCTTTGACATTTGAGGTGCTTGGCTCCCTTGTAATCCGACTGTTATCACGGCTGTAAACTGATCTGCTATGCAAAGCTGGCATTCTATTGGGTACTGATCTGTTATCAGTGCTAGCTGCATCCATTGCTTCAGATGTCTCTGGCACACTCTCCAGTACTTCCAGGTATTTCACATTTCCATTATCAGAGGGATCCAAAGCTTGGCCCGAGTTTCTTTTCTTGGCTGCAAAATTTCAGCAGAGTATGGTATCATTTCCAGATTCATACTAACACTCAATGATAGATAGTATTAATTTGGAACATTCTTGAAGAAGGCTTAAAAAACGCCAAGTCGTATTACGACAACCAATTATGAAACTAAAAAAGATCTCAGAACTTAGAAGGATGTGCAAGACACAAGTGGCATTGTCATTGCCTCCCATTAGCTCCAAAAGCTACCTTGCAAGGCACAACCGAAGACTTAAACATGCAACTAGATCCTAATGTAATGCTACTAATAGCCAACGACAGTGCATACACAGGATTTCAAAATGATTGAATCATCATTAAGCAATTTAATACATTTAGGTCAAATTCAACGTATATATTTTTTCCATTAACCCCAACGTGACACTACAAAATTACCGCCCAAGATAAAACCAGTTTAAGAACTGGTCACAGCTCAAGAATTTCTCGGTAAGAACTAGTCATAAACCAGAGCTTTCAGCTTTGGTCATTTACACCGGATTTTTTCTAAGTTGAATCTCGCAAGATACACCAAGAAAAACAAGACCTGGTCACCCCAAATCGAAAACGTCAGGAACTCGGGATCGTCATATGCTTGCTGAGAGGGTAATATTTTTTAAACAAAATACTAGTAATACATACGGAGTAAATTCAGATATTTGAATTTtattttcaaaaagaaaaagaaatggtAGACTAGATTAGCCAAAAATTCGAACTTTTTGTTAATTCAACGGGGGGGAATTGAAAATGCACGACGAGTTCTTCTATAGGGTTTAACCTCTGTGGAAGgcaaaacaaacaaaacaaaacaaaaatgttaGGCGAACCTGTGTCCCCAAAAGGAAATATCCCCCCTAATTTGCTGCGAAACACGAGGAACAAGTTGAGGAGCCGAACTATTCCTCCCAGCAGGCATCACCAAGACAAAATGACAAAAACGCAGCGATTGACTAATTACAATGTCTTAATCAATTCCCTTCCAATCCGAAGCCAGttggagccaaaaaaaaaaaaagaggaatatTCAAGAAGAACGTGTAGCAGTATCAAGAACGCAATCGACGAGCAAACAGGGGAAAAAAGAAACAGCCCCGAAAATCCGGCATTTTGCTGACGCCTTTGGCCCGTGAACCAACAGGGGAAGGAAGGCCGCGCGGCGGAACACTGAATGAAGCAGGCAACCACCGTGTCGGCGTGGCGCGTACCTTGGAGGGTGGCGCCGCATCCGCCGCAGACGTAGACGGAGTATGCGGGCAGCTCCGGCAGGAACTTGTCGCACCTCGGGCAGCGCACCACCCgtatcctcgccgccgccgctgcagccgccGCCTCGTCCCCTTCCATTCCCGACAGGACAGGACAGAACAGCCTCCCCTCCACCGAATGACTTCCTCCTTCGCCCTCCTCTCCCGGTCAGAAGCACCGCCGCATTAACGACGAGACCAAGAATCCCCAACAAAATAACACGAAAGCTCAGCCGCCCCTCCACGGGAGCAGCAGCGACCAGCTGGTGAGCTGGGGGACGGGAGGAATGCGTGGGAGGGAGAAGGGGGGAGGACCGGAGGAGAAAGGGCGGGCGGGGTGGCTGGCTGGTTGAGGGTGGGAAGGAAACTGTGTTGGAGGGAGGTGCGGTGGTTGCTCAAATTAAATTGACCCGTCACGAGCCAGCCATCTTCTCTCTCGCCTCTGACTCCAATGCTTCGGCTTTTGTCTGCTGCTCCGCTGGCTCAGCTGGAGCTCCGTCTTTCGCTCTCTTCAACGCGGCGCAGAGAGCAACAGTcgcctggtggtggtggtggccgtcgTGGTCGTGTGTATATTTTGCGAGAGAGAAATGCCAAGGTCGCTCAGCTACACGCTACCGTCCCTAGCTTTTCCTGCTGCTCGAACAATATGCTTATCCGCCATCCCGTGCGTCGGCCCATCTTCTTTTTCGCTGCCTTTGACGTCGGAAATTTGTGGAATTGGTAGTATCGCTGGTAAGATCTTGTCAGCAGCTCGGGGATTACTACGTACGGCCACGTACGAGTTAGCAGCTGAATAGTTCGTGGTTAAATTTTCTTTCACCCGTGTTGGTGGTGAAGTGGCAACCACGCAGGGTGAAAGGGTCAGCAAATGCTGACTTTGTCTTGTTCGAATACATGGATTAATTATTAGAGAAATAGTCAACCTTAAATTCTTAGACAAAGTCTGCGATAAACCCTCAACTGATCGATCCCGGTTAAATACCGGATGGTTTTCAGTATAAAATATTTTGCTCACTCTGGAATGCTGACGTGGCGCTGGAAAATAGTCGAGGTGGATTAGGACTGCCACTCTGGCTTTTTTCGAGAATTCACAGTTGTAAATCTATATATTAAAAAagaaattcgcaaaaaaaaggaaAGAGGTTTTCGATTACAACTCCGCCGAGCGCCACAAAACGGTCGCTTCGGACAACACCTCCACCCACAGTTAGGGTATAAGCTACCGCTATGGAATACCTTTCACTTTCTAATAATATCTTTAACGCCCATGGAGTGGTGTACGACATCTGTAACAACGGAAACAAGGTTCTACTTATCGGCgcaattaaaaaaatataaatatataaaaATAGTAAACAGTCAGACGAGCTCGTCCCCGCCGCCTCGTCTTGCCCACCGCTCGCACGTTCCCGTGCTCGACCTCTCCGTCGCTCACCCGTGCGAGCACCACCATGGTTGATCCCTTGTGGCCCAAGATGTGCACTCGCGCGGGCGATGCTTGGCCATGACATGGGAGGTGCGCTGGAGGTGCTCGGCCACGACTAGGGGTCGAGATGTCAAGCAGGGAGGTTAGACGCGAAGCTCCGATCGTCGCAGGGTCGAGGTATTGAGGAATAGAAAGAAGAAGCATTTGACTTCTTGGTCCCACCACCATGGTGGCCCATTTTTCTCTTTTGACGTCTTAGTGTATGAAGAAGTTGTTACCACATCACCACTTACGGCAGGCCCCACCAGTTAGAAATAGTGCCAAGCTGTGTTTATTAACGAACTAGTTTTATTTGCAACACGATGCCCCTAGACCAATGGCGATTTGGAAAACCCCCAATTGTGGTGGTCTTTTGTAGTAGTTGCCCCAAATACGATGATATTTTGCAATTTTCTCATCCGAGACGAAGGGGGATAAATGCTGAAACCCGATCCTACTGAGCACATAGAATCAAAGCTCTCATGCATAGTAGCATTGGATTAGAAGATGTTCAATATACAccggtagaaaaaaggccttccgtccagccccattagtcgcggaaatgcaaaaaccgcgaccaatggggcctttagtcgcggctcggttgcccaaccgcgaccaaaggctccgggcccgccgcgctcggtggccagccggtggacgggaggggctttagtcgcggttggccagtgccaaccgcgactaaatgtcctcagtGCTCGGCCCAAAGGCCTTCGGCCGCGGTTGGCcagtgccaaccgcgactaaagcccctcccctatatataccatccAGCCCacaagcacttagccatttggtgcccacttctcttcacaaacttcacaagggggtgtatggtttgcttttggctcttcttatgcacacaaggtgtttgatgaaatgtcccaagagcatgaaacaaacatgatatgaagtgtcggagccacacttgatcgagcttcctcatttattttttcctcctcgatcgcggttagcaacaacacttgaacctttcatatatatgtgtcattgataaaatatgcatatgtgtgtagttcattgtttaatttctatttagtttaacaaatgcatgatggttaattatatattttgtattataataatgcagatgaatcggcaatggatgtacgctagccgactctccggcgaattcactacgggtttgaaagatttcctcgtagtggctaatgcgaacaagcaggggggttttgttatctgtccatgtgttgactgtaagaatcgaagggttactcttcctcaagggaagttcacgtGCACtcgattcggcatggtttcatgccaagctataattgttggaccaagcatggagaaagaggggttataatggaagaagatgaagaaggggatgacatcgatgagagctatcttgatcatttcggtgatactttcatggatgatgtcgaaggtggggaaggtgaaggggaaggtgatcaagaagaggcacgtgatgagcccgccgatgatcttggtcggaccattgccgatgcacggagtcgatgcgaaaccgaaaaggagagggagaatttggatcgcatgttagaggatcacaaaaagtcgctgtacccaggatgcgataatggtccgaaaaagctgggctgcacactggatttgctcgagatggaaggcacgagaaggtgtagccgactcgggatttgaaaacttgctgaaaatgttgaagaatatgtttccaaagaataacgagttgccctccagtacgtatgaagcaaagaaggttgtctgccctctaggtttagaggttctgaagatacatgcatgcatcaacgatcgcatcctctaccgcggtgaatacgagaatttgaatgaatgcccggtatgcaccgcattgcgttataagatcggaggcgatgaccccggtgacgatgtcgagggccgaaacccaggaagaaggttcccgccaaggtgatgtggtatgctcctataataccacggttgaaacatccgttcgagaacaaagagcatgccaagttgttgagatggcacaaagaggaccgtaagtcggacggggagttgagacaccccgcagatggaacgcaatggagaaagatcgacagagagtttaaagattttgcagccgacgcaaggaacataagatttggtctaagtacggatggcatgaatcctttcggcgagcagagctccagccatagcacctggcccgtgactctatgcatctacaaccttcctccttggttgtgcatgaagcggaagttcattatgatgccagtgctcatccaaggtctgaagcaacccggcaacgacatcgatgtgtacctaaggccattagttgatgaacttttacagttgtggggcagacctggtgtccgtgtgtgggatgattacaaagaagaggaatttgacctacgagcgttgctttttgtaaccatcaacgattggcctgctcttagtaacctttcgggacagtcaaataagggatacaatgcatgcacgcactgcttacatgagactgaaagtgtacatttgccaaattgtaagaagaacgtgtacatggggcatcgtcgatttcttcccaaaaatcataacgtaagaaagcgcggcaagcattacaacggcaaggcagatcaccggccgaagctcgcggaacgcaccggtgctcgaggtatttgatatggtcaaggatttgaaagtcatctttggaaagggtcctgcggacaatcaattccgaagggagctgacgggcacgcacccatgtggaagaagaaatctatattctgggagctagaatattggaaagtcctagatgtccgctctgcaatcgacgtgatgcatgttacgaagaatatttgcgtgaacctgctaagcttcttgggcgtgtatgggaagacaaatgatacaaaggaagcacggcaggaccagcaacgcttgaaagaccctgatgaccagcatccggaatggtttcaaggtcgtgccggctacgctccgaccaaagaagagaaggtcatcttttttgaatgcccgagcagtattaaggtcccgtccggattctcgtccaatataaagggaataataaacatggcggagaaaaagttccaaaacctgaagtctcacaatcgccacgtgattatgacgcaattgcttccgatttctttgaggggctcctgccggaaaatgttcgagtagccattgtgaagctatgtgcattcctcaatgcaatctctcgaaggtaatcaatccagaagttctaccacggttacagtaacgatgtggtccaatgtcttgtcggtttcgagttggtgttcccgccatccttcttcgatattatgacgcacctcctggttcacctagtcgaagagatttccattctcggtcccgtatttctacacaatatgttccccttcgagaggttcatgggagtattaaagaaatatgttcgtaaccgtgctaggccgaaggaagcatcgccaagggctatggaaatgaggaggtaattgagttttgtgttgactttgttcccgaccttaagccgattggtcttcctcgatcgcggcacgaggggagactaagtggaaaaggcacgatcggaaggaaatcaacgatatgtatggacggccattctccgaccgaagcacaccacacgcttccgaccaattccagcttggtggctccgtactttgagaaacacaagaatattttacgctcggacaacccggggaagcctcgaatcccggagtaggaaggcccacatggagactttcggcagttggttgagaaaacatttaatgagtgacaatgaggttgtagatcagccgtacatgttggccaagacaccatcttcgactataacgactttccaagggtacgagataaatgggaatacattttacacgatcgcccaagataaaaagagcaccaaccaaaacagtggtgtccgctttgatgcagcaaccgagaatgggcaaaaggtcacatattatggttacatagaggagatatgggaactttgatggggttcgttgcatagaaaacaaaaattttcctaccgtgagacgaataaatccaagatctaatctatggaacacccaagatctaatctacaagatcggagcaacgagattaaTAAgttactaacccttgaagatttccaaagcctacgagatcagatctcgttgttggtgtagacgatcatccccagtgctgcaatccggcagcacttccgtactcggtcgcgcgtacggtgtcgatgaagcccttcctctccccgttccagcgggcagcggaggtgtggtagatctcctccaaattccagcagcacgacggcgtggtggtggtggtggaggaagaaaagctgcagggcttcgccaagctgaACAgccgtatggtggaggagagaggcggccgcAGGAGGGGGCAAATCAAGgggatggtggccggccaccccctcccctctttatatagggggagggtcggctggggtggccccctttcccatctagggttagggggggcggcggccaagtgggggggaAGAGGaattcttcccccccaagttgatcccccctagggttttggggaaaaccctaggggttggccggctgggccttgaggggcatgtgcccctggcccattaggctaggagcacccctcggcccatgctaggcctcatagggtcgtgggcccactggtgggacccccggaaccttctagaaccttcccggtcatccaccggaaaaatcccgaacttttccgaaacctagaaatcaacttcccttatatgaatcttattctccggactattccgaacctcctcgtgacatcctggatcacatccgagactccgaacaaacttcgtctccataccatattcaaatctacttatgctacatcgaaccttaagcgcgtcaccctacggttcgcgaactatgcgtacatggtcgagactcctctccgagcaataaccaatagcgggatccggagatccataatggctcccacatattcaacgatgacttagtgatcgattgaaccatttacatacgatgccgattccctttgtcacgcgatattttacttgtccgaggttcgatcactcggtatctccataccttgttcaacctcgttacggacaagtactctttactcgtaccgtggtatgtgatctcttatgaaccattcatatgcttgcaagctaatcggatgacatcccaccgagagggcccgcgagtatatctatccgtcatcaggatggacaaatcccactattgatccatatgcctcaactcacactttccgaatacttaatcccacctttattgtcacccatttacgcaatgacgtttgatgtaatcaaagtaccctttcggtgtaagtgatttacatgatctcatggtcgaaggattaagacaactatgtattgaaagcttatagcaaatgaacttaatgacttgatcttatgctacgctcatttgggtgtgtgtccattatatcattcacctaatgacataaccttgttattaataacatccaatgttcatgatcacgaaaccatgatcatccattaatcaacaagctagttatacaagaggcttactagggactccttgttgtttacataacacacatgtatcaatgtttcggttaatacaattatagcatggtatgcaaacattatcataaacacaaagatatattataataaccattttattattgcctcttgggcatatctccaacagtctcccacttgcactagagtcaataatctagtttacatatgtaaagatataacaccttggccttccggtgcttatcatgttttgctcacgggagaggttttagtcaacggatctgacacgctcagaaacgtatgtattttgcaattcatttgcgtctcaacgcatcactcattttccaaatgagtcggcattaattttATATGCTTAGtcatctggtggaaccttaattccgcggtctgaaataagtcactaatattgtcacacacaatatagcttcaaagttctgacactatcggaactacaccaagttctcaaagaactcctcgacttaacatcctcaatcattgtcaaaacaatgacatactctgccttcgtttgtagaatccgtcacaatatttagaactcatctaaatctagcatagacttcttctagcttattgtgctaccttttaaataacacttagcctaattgagattgaaattttatttttatatgtgaccaaactaatatcggtgcaacaccttacagcgatttgattGTCACtatcccatataaaactatatatatatatatatatccttggttcttctaaagcactcagggatattcttactgttgtccaatgatcattatatgaatcattctggtatatgctcgtaacaattt contains the following coding sequences:
- the LOC124684621 gene encoding uncharacterized protein LOC124684621, which codes for MEGDEAAAAAAAARIRVVRCPRCDKFLPELPAYSVYVCGGCGATLQAKKRNSGQALDPSDNGNVKYLEVLESVPETSEAMDAASTDNRSVPNRMPALHSRSVYSRDNSRITREPSTSNVKAAARDDVKEAKYMRIRNVENGETAHPVRARGVSDIRPKSPISSVPPNAFRGEGPIDHHLKSRHMHSNKEHANEPDLDGPSRVRGLEKDRAELLRMLDELRDQVQQSCEVNGPDTSAVNRAADTSSSYGIHERLSQLRQDRSQLHRKGSHHSPSMNARSPGIHVYDPLPAQQNHHGYVEPIAHARTSSYPAGPYPWRNFDNYFFGQHDPDPLLSCHHEGFYHQAACSCLHCYHREFLPVQGTPLGFNDQRAPYLVNSYGAYPVDGPLLGQQRYNSRSVNPSLHPNNPRANIRKKPAQTLEPIAGGAPFTICYNCYEVLQLPKKRSLLGKEYKLRCGSCSHTIIVKLDGTRLDVSELTPIAHLSPTLQNNIGDNMADNLRATADERLLPPYSFSVASHQSQEKDKQSNSGESDSKHTPLGTNSEDSPQSRDLHAEENVISRTPSLPCRDHSGFLPSEGSGIGSRSTRSEHEKVVLLTESCKQNSIKDVCVANETQSSDDEFDGPDYTQDMLNVLRDSSHTRATKVGDSFLTNLIKKSFRMNNGTQNGRAKVFVNGFPIPDRLVRKAEKLAGAIYPGDYWYDHRAGFWGVVGQPCLGMIPPYIPEFNYPMPKKCGGGNTGIYINGRELHKKDLDLLVARGLSDSPERSYIVENSGKVTDEASGEELYGLGKLAPTVEKLRRGFGMRVPKLIVAGQQGSIITDGHGEALG